The Stutzerimonas stutzeri genome segment ATCAGTTCAGCGATGCCTCGGCTTTCTCGATCGCCGCGAATTCCTCTTCCGGCGTACCCGCCACCAGGTGGTGCCGGCTGTAGAGGGCGAAGTAGGCGATGAAGATGCCGTAGATCACCACGGCAGCGATCACTACCCGTGGATCGACCAGGAAGCCGGCCACCACCGCGATGCAGGCCAACACCAGCGCCACGCCGGAAGTCAGCACGCCGCCGGGCGTCTTGTACGGGCGGTGCAGGTCCGGCCGGCGCAGGCGCAGGACGATGTGCGAGGCCATCATCAGCACATAGGAGATGGTGGCGCCGAACACCGCCACCAAGATCAGCAGATCGCCCTGGCCGGTCAGCGAGAGCAGGAAGCCGATGATGCCCGGAATCACCAGCGCCATGACCGGCGCCTTGTTCTTGTTGGTCAGCGACAGCTTGCGGGGCAGGTAGCCGGCCCGCGACAGTGCGAAAATCTGCCGGGAATAGGCGTAGATGATCGAGAAGAAGCTGGCGATCAGACCGGCCAGGCCGACCAGATTGACGAAGCCGCTCATCCAGGTCGATGAGCCGTAGGCTGTGGTCAGCGCTTCCACCAGCGGGTTGCCGGATTCGACCAGGGTGCTGGAGCCTGCGCCACCGGGGCCGACCAGCAGGATCAGCCCGGCAAAGGCGGCCAGGATCAGCATGGCACCGATCAGCCCGCGCGGCATGTCGCGCTGTGGATTCTTGGTTTCTTCGGCAGCCAGCGGCACACCCTCGACGGCAAGGAAGAACCAGATCGCGTAGGGAATCGCCGCCCAGATGCCGACGTAGCCGTAAGGCAGGAAACTGCTGGCGCCTGCGGCAGTAGTCGGTGCGATGTCCAGCAGCTTGTCCACGGAGAAATGCGGCACCATCGCCACGATGAACACGCCCAGGGCCAGCGCGGCTATCGCGGTGATGATGAACATCAGCTTCAGCGCCTCGCCGACACCGAAGATGTGGATGCCGATGAAGATGATGTAGAAGGCCAGGTAGATCGCCCAGCCGCCGATACCGAACAGCGACTCGCAATAGGCACCGATGAACACGGCGATGGCCGCTGGGGCAATGGCGTACTCGATAAGGATCGCCGTGCCGGTGAGAAAGCCGCCCAGCGGGCCGAATGCGCTGCGGGCGAAGCCATAGCCGCCGCCCGCAGTGGGAATCATCGAGGACAGCTCGGCCAGCGAAAAACACATGCACAGGTACATGGTCGCCATCAGCAGCGTGGCGATGAACAACCCGCCCCAACCGCCTTGGGCCAGGCCGAAGTTCCAACCGGCGTAGTCACCGGAGATCACGTAGGCAACGCCCAGGCCCACCAGCAGCACCCAACCGGCGGCGCCTTTCTTCAGTTCGCGTTCCTGGAAATAGGTACTGCCAACTGCTTCGAAATCGACGGTGTGTGTCGGGGGTGTCGCACTGCTGTGTTCGAGAGCCATGGGGATCATCCTTCAATGGGTTCGGGTACGGCAGGATCGTGAAAGCAAAGGCTGTGCCTTCAGGATGGAGCGCTGGTTTCAGCAGGCGTCCGGTCGTGGCGGGGCACAGGCGCACCAGCCCGACGCCTGGCGGCGCGGGCGGGCACTTTTTCGGCGCATTGGAAGTTAGAAGAATCCCAGTGGATTGATGTCGTAGCTCACCAGCAGGTTCTTGGTCTGCTGGTAGTGGTCGAGGATCATCTTGTGGGTTTCGCGACCGACGCCGGACTTCTTGTAGCCACCGAACGCCGCGTGGGCGGGATAGAGGTGGTAGCAGTTGGTCCAGACGCGTCCAGCCTTGATCGCCCGGCCCATGCGATAGGCGCGGTTGATGTCACGGGTCCAGACGCCCGCGCCGAGGCCGTACTCGGTGTCGTTGGCGATGGCCAGCGCTTCGGCTTCATCCTTGAAGGTGGTGACACCGATCACCGGGCCGAAGATTTCCTCCTGGAACACGCGCATCTTGTTGGTGCCCTTGAGCAGCGTCGGCTGGATGTAATAGCCGGTCGCCAGGCTGCCTTCGAGCTTCTCGACGCCACCCCCGGTGAGCACCTCAGCGCCTTCCTGCTTGGCGATGTCCAGGTAGGACATGATCTTGTCGAACTGCTGCTGGCTGGCCTGGGCGCCGACCATGGTGTCGGTGTCCAGCGGATCGCCGCGCTTGATCTGCGCGACCTTCTTCATCACCGCTTCCATGAACGGCGCGTAGATCGACTCCTGCACCAGCGCTCGCGATGGGCAGGTGCACACTTCGCCCTGGTTGAAGAAGCCCAGCACCAGCCCTTCGGCAGCCTTCTCGATGAAGGCCGGCTCGGCCTGCATGATGTCTTCGAAGTAGATGTTCGGACTCTTGCCGCCCAGCTCGACGGTGCTCGGGATGATGCTTTCGGCGGCG includes the following:
- the eat gene encoding ethanolamine permease, translated to MALEHSSATPPTHTVDFEAVGSTYFQERELKKGAAGWVLLVGLGVAYVISGDYAGWNFGLAQGGWGGLFIATLLMATMYLCMCFSLAELSSMIPTAGGGYGFARSAFGPLGGFLTGTAILIEYAIAPAAIAVFIGAYCESLFGIGGWAIYLAFYIIFIGIHIFGVGEALKLMFIITAIAALALGVFIVAMVPHFSVDKLLDIAPTTAAGASSFLPYGYVGIWAAIPYAIWFFLAVEGVPLAAEETKNPQRDMPRGLIGAMLILAAFAGLILLVGPGGAGSSTLVESGNPLVEALTTAYGSSTWMSGFVNLVGLAGLIASFFSIIYAYSRQIFALSRAGYLPRKLSLTNKNKAPVMALVIPGIIGFLLSLTGQGDLLILVAVFGATISYVLMMASHIVLRLRRPDLHRPYKTPGGVLTSGVALVLACIAVVAGFLVDPRVVIAAVVIYGIFIAYFALYSRHHLVAGTPEEEFAAIEKAEASLN
- the exaC gene encoding acetaldehyde dehydrogenase ExaC translates to MRYAHPGSEGAVVSFKSRYGNFIGGEFVEPVNGQYFTNLSPVNGQPIAEFPRSDAADIEKALDAAHAAADAWGKTSVQARSLILLKIADRIEQNLEMLAITETWDNGKAVRETLNADIPLAADHFRYFAGCIRAQEGTSAEIDEHTAAYHFHEPLGVVGQIIPWNFPILMAAWKLAPALAAGNCVVLKPAEQTPLGINVLLECIGDLLPPGVLNVVHGYGREAGEALASSKRIAKIAFTGSTPVGSHIMKRAAESIIPSTVELGGKSPNIYFEDIMQAEPAFIEKAAEGLVLGFFNQGEVCTCPSRALVQESIYAPFMEAVMKKVAQIKRGDPLDTDTMVGAQASQQQFDKIMSYLDIAKQEGAEVLTGGGVEKLEGSLATGYYIQPTLLKGTNKMRVFQEEIFGPVIGVTTFKDEAEALAIANDTEYGLGAGVWTRDINRAYRMGRAIKAGRVWTNCYHLYPAHAAFGGYKKSGVGRETHKMILDHYQQTKNLLVSYDINPLGFF